Proteins from a single region of Antechinus flavipes isolate AdamAnt ecotype Samford, QLD, Australia chromosome 2, AdamAnt_v2, whole genome shotgun sequence:
- the LOC127547357 gene encoding uncharacterized protein LOC127547357 yields the protein MKNDLGLIFQAPAWLFGRLLGHRPPGALPLLLRSGRAPQPGPLPAPPALEPGCASHSFPGHFHLTTLSLFCRMLRINRTIACFVTNCPNFFPTPGPGAVLPTNYFLKSAERIGAKCACVPRAGPSQGSPLCPGGEAAMGAARWAWEGGAAALWVLLSHGPLGPSQPQPSGSFSALALWVLLGHGPLGPSRPRPSGSFSALALWVLLGHGPLGPSQSWASGYFSVTALWVLLGPGPLGPSQSWASGSFSALALWVLLGHGPLGPSQSQPSGSFSATALWLPDELGMFRNRIEPLASGLGAALLLLSLSFLHGLISIFNKSL from the coding sequence ATGAAAAATGACCTGGGTTTGATTTTCCAAGCCCCGGCCTGGCTCTTCGGCCGCCTTCTCGGACACCGCCCGCCCGGGGCCTTGCCTTTGCTTCTCAGGTCTGGAAGGGCCCCTCAGCCTGGCCCCCTCCCTGCTCCACCTGCCTTGGAGCCCGGTTGCGCTTCCCATTCCTTCCCTGGCCACTTTCATTTAACTACATTGTCCTTATTCTGCAGAATGCTTCGTATAAATCGTACCATCGCATGTTTTGTTACAAACTGCCCCAATTTCTTCCCTACCCCGGGGCCGGGGGCCGTCCTACCaacaaactactttttaaaaagcgcAGAACGGATCGGTGCCAAGTGTGCTTGTGTGCCACGGGCCGGCCCCTCCCAGGGCTCCCCTCTCTGCCCTGGAGGCGAGGCGGCCATGGGGGCTGCAAGGTGGGCATGGGAGGGGGGGGCGGCGGCCCTCTGGGTCCTTCTCAGTCATGGGCCTCTGGGTCCTTCTCAGCCACAGCCCTCTGGGTCCTTCTCGGCCCTGGCCCTCTGGGTCCTTCTCGGCCACGGCCCTCTGGGTCCTTCTCGGCCACGGCCCTCTGGGTCCTTCTCGGCCCTGGCCCTCTGGGTCCTTCTCGGCCACGGCCCTCTGGGTCCTTCTCAGTCATGGGCCTCCGGGTACTTCTCAGTCACGGCCCTCTGGGTCCTTCTCGGCCCCGGCCCTCTGGGTCCTTCTCAGTCATGGGCCTCTGGGTCCTTCTCGGCCCTGGCCCTCTGGGTCCTTCTCGGCCACGGGCCTCTGGGTCCTTCTCAGTCACAGCCCTCTGGGTCCTTCTCGGCCACGGCCCTCTGGCTCCCAGATGAGCTGGGAATGTTCAGGAATAGAATCGAACCTTTAGCTTCAGGATTAGGGGCAGCCCTGTtacttctgagtctcagtttccttcatgGCCTCATTTCCATATTCAATAAATCACTGTAA